The proteins below come from a single Phocoena sinus isolate mPhoSin1 chromosome 2, mPhoSin1.pri, whole genome shotgun sequence genomic window:
- the C2H14orf119 gene encoding uncharacterized protein C14orf119 homolog isoform X1, whose product MSQDSGKVSPFSEMPLGSSSSSMPLPFPSPLPSVPDNISNSSPPPMSYITSQEMKCILHWFASWSGPQREHFLQDLVAKAVPGKLQPLLESLEQLSVSGADRPPCIFECQLRLWDQWFRGWAEQERNEFVRQLEVSEPDFVAKFYQAVAATAGKD is encoded by the exons ATGTCGCAAGACTCGGGAAAAGTTAGCCCTTTCTCCGA GATGCCACTGGGATCATCTTCCTCTTCGATGCCGctacccttcccttctcccttacCCTCGGTACCAGACAATATTTCtaactcttcccctcccccaatgtCTTACATCACTTCCCAGGAGATGAAGTGTATTCTTCACTGGTTTGCCAGCTGGTCAGGTCCTCAGCGTGAACATTTCCTACAGGACCTGGTAGCTAAGGCAGTACCGGGAAAATTGCAGCCACTGCTGGAAAGTCTGGAGCAGCTTAGCGTGTCTGGAGCAGACCGACCACCTTGTATCTTTGAGTGCCAGCTACGTCTTTGGGATCAGTGGTTTCGAGGTTGGGCTGAGCAGGAGCGCAATGAATTTGTCAGGCAGCTGGAGGTCAGTGAGCCAGACTTCGTGGCAAAGTTTTACCAAGCAGTGGCTGCTACCGCTGGTAAAGACTGA
- the C2H14orf119 gene encoding uncharacterized protein C14orf119 homolog isoform X2, protein MPLGSSSSSMPLPFPSPLPSVPDNISNSSPPPMSYITSQEMKCILHWFASWSGPQREHFLQDLVAKAVPGKLQPLLESLEQLSVSGADRPPCIFECQLRLWDQWFRGWAEQERNEFVRQLEVSEPDFVAKFYQAVAATAGKD, encoded by the coding sequence ATGCCACTGGGATCATCTTCCTCTTCGATGCCGctacccttcccttctcccttacCCTCGGTACCAGACAATATTTCtaactcttcccctcccccaatgtCTTACATCACTTCCCAGGAGATGAAGTGTATTCTTCACTGGTTTGCCAGCTGGTCAGGTCCTCAGCGTGAACATTTCCTACAGGACCTGGTAGCTAAGGCAGTACCGGGAAAATTGCAGCCACTGCTGGAAAGTCTGGAGCAGCTTAGCGTGTCTGGAGCAGACCGACCACCTTGTATCTTTGAGTGCCAGCTACGTCTTTGGGATCAGTGGTTTCGAGGTTGGGCTGAGCAGGAGCGCAATGAATTTGTCAGGCAGCTGGAGGTCAGTGAGCCAGACTTCGTGGCAAAGTTTTACCAAGCAGTGGCTGCTACCGCTGGTAAAGACTGA